The following coding sequences lie in one Apium graveolens cultivar Ventura chromosome 1, ASM990537v1, whole genome shotgun sequence genomic window:
- the LOC141711791 gene encoding uncharacterized protein LOC141711791 — translation MDKSWISKDRDSLEFEIGFKEFLIFAEENCKDPKRIPCPCGRCVNFKKFSTKIIRGHIYDHGFSLGYVDWIWHEEKSTRSTRSSIGSTRPALDQPTEHFAASETIEVCEADINSGNYDKDSYDFQRFVVDAEQPLFEGSECTKLESMLKLHNWKARFGISDTAFTELLSSVGSILPKDNVLPPNAYETKKTLSDLGLEYIKIHSCPNDCILYRGIHSDASQCPHCKLSCWKVRKNDQLRVNVPAKVMWYFPIIPRFKRLFKSPSTAELMTWHANQRINDDKMRHPTDSPSWMNIDYRWPAFGSESKNIRLALSADGINPYTNGLVNRYTCWPVVLVTYNLPPWLCMKRKFMMLSVLVPGPHEPGNNIDVYLQPLIDDLKKLWEKGEQNIYDAYSKSYFTLKAILLWTINDFPAYGNLSGCVNKGYKSCPICGDDTVAKYLSHSRKMCFQGHRRYLPRQHPYRRQKAAFNGQQELGNACQPLSGEEVLAHQERIDFCFGKEVKKSKKLECPWKKKSVFFELEYWKYHHVRHCLDVMHIEKNVCHNLLGTLLNMRKSKDSEVARRDMIDMGVRHDLAPQVGEKKTYLPLPFLLCRRLKKRKC, via the coding sequence ATGGATAAGTCGTGGATATCGAAAGATAGGGATTCTTTAGAATTTGAAATTGGCTTCAAAGAATTCTTGATTTTCGCTGAAGAAAATTGTAAAGATCCTAAAAGAATTCCTTGTCCATGTGGTCGATGtgtgaattttaaaaaattctcaaCCAAAATCATAAGGGGACATATCTATGATCATGGTTTTAGTTTGGGGTATgttgattggatttggcatgaaGAAAAATCTACTAGGAGTACTAGGTCTTCTATAGGTAGTACACGTCCTGCTTTAGACCAACCTACAGAGCACTTTGCTGCATCAGAAACTATTGAAGTTTGTGAAGCGGATATTAATTCGGGTAATTACGATAAGGATTCATATGATTTTCAGAGGTTTGTTGTTGATGCGGAACAACCGTTGTTTGAGGGCAGCGAGTGCACAAAGTTAGAGTCAATGTTAAAATTGCACAACTGGAAAGCTAGGTTTGGTATTAGCGACACTGCCTTTACTGAGCTGCTCTCTTCAGTTGGCTCGATCCTTCCCAAAGATAATGTGTTGCCTCCTAACGCATATGAAACGAAGAAAACTTTATCCGATTTAGGTCTAGAGTATATAAAAATTCATTCGTGTCCCAATGATTGTATACTGTACAGGGGCATACATTCTGATGCTTCTCAGTGTCCTCATTGCAAGCTGTCATGTTGGAAAGTACGGAAGAATGACCAACTTAGGGTCAATGTTCCAGCCAAGGTCATGTGGTATTTTCCTATAATTCCAAGATTTAAACGGTTATTTAAATCTCCCTCTACTGCTGAACTCATGACTTGGCATGCAAATCAGCGAATAAATGATGACAAGATGCGACATCCGACCGACTCTCCTTCTTGGATGAATATCGATTACCGGTGGCCTGCCTTTGGTAGTGAATCTAAGAATATTAGGTTGGCTTTATCAGCGGATGGTATCAACCCATATACTAATGGGTTAGTCAATCGATATACTTGCTGGCCAGTAGTGTTGGTAACGTACAATCTTCCTCCGTGGTTATGCATGAAAAGGAAGTTCATGATGTTGTCAGTTTTAGTTCCTGGTCCACATGAGCCGGGAAATAACATCGATGTTTATTTACAACCGTTGATTGATGATCTGAAAAAACTTTGGGAAAAAGGTGAACAAAACATTTATGACGCCTATAGTAAATCATATTTCACTCTAAAAGCAATTTTGTTGTGGACTATAAATGATTTTCCAGCATATGGAAACTTGTCAGGCTGCGTGAATAAAGGTTATAAGAGTTGTCCAATTTGTGGTGACGATACTGTGGCTAAATATTTAAGTCACAGTAGGAAGATGTGCTTCCAAGGTCATCGCCGGTATTTGCCTAGACAGCACCCTTATAGGAGGCAGAAGGCGGCCTTTAACGGACAACAAGAGTTGGGGAACGCATGTCAACCCCTTTCCGGAGAAGAAGTGTTAGCGCATCAGGAACGAATTGATTTTTGTTTTGGAAAAGAGGTGAAGAAGTCGAAGAAgttggaatgtccatggaagaaAAAATCTGTTTTCTTTGAGTTAGAATATTGGAAATATCATCATGTTCGCCACTGTCTCGATGTTATGCACATTGAGAAAAATGTGTGTCATAATCTGCTTGGGACGTTATTAAATATGCGAAAGTCAAAAGATAGTGAGGTGGCACGTCGTGATATGATTGATATGGGTGTTAGACATGATTTAGCTCCTCAAGTAGGAGAAAAGAAGACCTATCTGCCCCTTCCCTTTTTACTTTGTCGAAGGTTAAAGAAAAGAAAGTGTTAA